The sequence CCTAGCTCTCATTTAGGCAGCAGGACAAGATTTTGGGCAGATCATACAGGCGGTCGGGCAATATTTTAGCTAGGCCAGTTTCATATTTAGACAGCAGTTGCGGGGTCACTTTC is a genomic window of Candidatus Paracaedibacter acanthamoebae containing:
- a CDS encoding helix-turn-helix domain-containing protein; this translates as MPQSKTVPIEVHMGLQLKKRREELKLTQRDLAKLMKVTPQLLSKYETGLAKILPDRLYDLPKILSCCLNES